The following coding sequences are from one Leucoraja erinacea ecotype New England chromosome 2, Leri_hhj_1, whole genome shotgun sequence window:
- the iba57 gene encoding putative transferase CAF17 homolog, mitochondrial: MLLRSFHAGCSRTLGVLLRLQAAACWRPWQRWAGCEAGHRHRCYRLDHRQLVRLRGRDTGAFLQGLVTNDVDQVASGSREALYCHLLNLQGRTMFDVILYRLLESQEEPTILVECDATLLDDVRKHLKIYKIRRKVDISLCPDLSVWAVLPPEGSAETSSDIAANGKNVLVCTQDPRTDAMGWRLVLSKAVSPLDIIPGSHIGDIQEYHSHRYKIGIAEGVKDLPSGEAIPLESNLVYMNGISFTKGCYIGQELTARTHYTGVIRKRLMPIQLDSPMPPGKVPEKAQIVTESGKLAGRFRSYEGDVGLAMIRLAYANEPLHVLTAGDVRVRLRASMPNWWPKDEKNQ, translated from the exons ATGTTACTGCGCAGCTTTCACGCCGGCTGCAGCCGGACGCTGGGGGTTTTGCTGCGGCTCCAGGCGGCCGCTTGCTGGAGGCCATGGCAGCGCTGGGCTGGGTGTGAGGCCGGACACCGACACCGCTGCTACCGCCTCGACCACCGGCAGCTGGTGCGGCTGCGGGGCCGGGACACGGGCGCCTTCCTACAAGGCCTGGTCACCAACGACGTGGACCAGGTGGCGAGCGGGTCCCGGGAGGCCCTGTACTGTCACCTGCTCAATCTGCAGGGCAGGACCATGTTCGATGTCATCCTCTACAG gctGCTCGAAAGCCAAGAAGAGCCAACCATTCTCGTAGAATGTGATGCCACACTGCTTGATGATGTTCGAAAGCACTTGAAAATATACAAGATTAGGAGGAAAGTGGACATATCCCTTTGCCCAGATCTCTCCGTGTGGGCAGTACTTCCACCTGAAGGCTCAGCAGAAACTAGCAGTGACATAGCAGCAAATGGGAAGAATGTGTTGGTGTGTACACAGGATCCTAGAACTGATGCCATGGGATGGCGGTTGGTACTGAGCAAGGCTGTCAGTCCATTAGACATAATCCCCGGAAGTCATATAGGTGATATCCAGGAATATCATAGTCATCGGTATAAGATAG GAATTGCTGAAGGTGTGAAAGACCTCCCATCTGGAGAAGCAATACCTTTGGAATCAAACCTTGTGTACATGAATGGGATCAGCTTCACCAAGGGATGTTATATAGGGCAAGAGTTGACGGCTCGGACTCACTACACAGGCGTAATAAGGAAAAGGTTGATGCCAATCCAACTGGACAGCCCCATGCCACCCGGCAAAGTTCCAGAAAAGGCGCAGATTGTTACTGAATCTGGAAAATTGGCTGGAAGGTTCAGGAGTTATGAGGGCGATGTTGGTTTAGCCATGATTCGACTGGCTTATGCCAATGAACCTCTTCATGTACTCACAGCAGGTGATGTTCGGGTACGGTTGAGAGCATCAATGCCAAATTGGTGGCCGAAGGATGAAAAGAatcaataa